A genomic segment from Curtobacterium sp. MCSS17_007 encodes:
- the rsgA gene encoding ribosome small subunit-dependent GTPase A — MSWWDDVDGDDTDEDEPYGQYESRVRIRPNPKGNRPRTKVRPTYDDAPTGWVTNVDRGRFGVLVSAGQDDERVITATKARELGKKSVVTGDHVSLAGDVSGDAGSLARIVKVAERSTLLRRSADDSDEVERVIVANADQMLIVVAAADPEPRPRLIDRYLVAAFDAGLDPVLCVTKTDLADPAPFLAHFACLDLRIVTSRSDDVPYEALHDVLDGKVTVTVGHSGVGKSTLVNALTGSTRATGVVNAVTGRGRHTSSSSIALRVREGGWIIDTPGVRSFGLGHVQPENVFRAFAAHAVPVREPDDGIPLSQAHDWEIVDRVHDGELGPTGVERLESFRALLTGMGADDPGAD, encoded by the coding sequence GTGAGCTGGTGGGACGACGTCGACGGCGACGACACCGACGAGGACGAGCCGTACGGGCAGTACGAGTCGCGGGTCCGCATCCGCCCGAACCCGAAGGGCAACCGCCCGCGCACGAAGGTCCGACCCACCTACGACGACGCCCCCACCGGCTGGGTGACGAACGTCGACCGCGGACGCTTCGGGGTGCTGGTGTCGGCCGGACAGGACGACGAGCGGGTGATCACGGCGACGAAGGCCCGCGAGCTCGGCAAGAAGTCCGTCGTGACCGGTGACCACGTGTCGCTCGCCGGCGACGTCTCCGGCGACGCCGGGTCCCTCGCGCGCATCGTCAAGGTCGCGGAGCGCTCGACCCTGCTGCGACGGAGCGCCGACGACAGCGACGAGGTCGAGCGCGTCATCGTCGCGAACGCGGACCAGATGCTCATCGTCGTCGCGGCAGCCGACCCCGAACCGCGCCCGCGGCTGATCGACCGGTACCTCGTCGCCGCGTTCGACGCCGGACTCGACCCCGTGCTCTGCGTGACGAAGACCGACCTGGCCGATCCGGCGCCGTTCCTCGCGCACTTCGCCTGCCTGGACCTGCGGATCGTGACGAGCCGGTCGGACGACGTGCCGTACGAGGCACTGCACGACGTGCTCGACGGCAAGGTGACGGTCACCGTGGGGCACTCCGGCGTCGGCAAGTCCACGCTGGTGAACGCCCTGACCGGCTCGACGCGGGCCACCGGTGTCGTGAACGCCGTGACCGGGCGCGGGCGGCACACGTCGTCGTCCTCCATCGCGCTGCGCGTGCGGGAGGGCGGGTGGATCATCGACACTCCGGGTGTGCGGTCGTTCGGGCTCGGCCACGTGCAGCCGGAGAACGTCTTCCGGGCGTTCGCCGCGCATGCCGTACCCGTGCGCGAGCCCGACGACGGCATCCCGCTGTCGCAGGCGCACGACTGGGAGATCGTCGACCGGGTGCACGACGGCGAGCTCGGTCCGACCGGGGTCGAGCGTCTCGAGTCGTTCCGTGCCCTGTTGACGGGCATGGGCGCGGACGACCCCGGCGCGGACTGA